In Xylanibacter ruminicola 23, a single genomic region encodes these proteins:
- the prfA gene encoding peptide chain release factor 1 has protein sequence MAETSNSILQKLDGLEARFEEVSTLITDPAVIADQQRFVKLTKEYKDLGDIMDARKRYIACLNGIKEAKDILANETDPEMKEMAREELAINEELQPQLEEEIKIALIPKDPEDAKNVEMEIRAGTGGDEAALFAGDLFKMYKNYCESKGWQVSITYVSEGAVGGFKEVDFSVTGADVYGTLKYESGVHRVQRVPVTESNGRMQTSAATVAVLPEADKFEVHVNEGEIKWDTFRSSGAGGQNVNKVESGVRLRYMWKNPNTGETEEILIECTETRDQPKNKERALSRLYTFIYDKEHQKYVDDIANRRKSLVSTGDRSAKIRTYNFPQGRVTDHRIGYTTHDLQGFLGGDIQAMIDALTVAENAERMKENEL, from the coding sequence ATGGCAGAAACAAGTAACAGCATTCTTCAAAAATTAGATGGACTGGAGGCACGATTCGAGGAGGTTTCGACCCTGATTACCGACCCCGCCGTGATTGCCGACCAGCAGAGATTCGTTAAACTGACTAAGGAATACAAGGACCTGGGCGATATTATGGACGCCCGCAAACGTTATATTGCGTGCTTGAACGGTATTAAGGAGGCTAAGGACATTCTGGCTAACGAGACCGACCCTGAGATGAAGGAGATGGCACGCGAGGAGCTGGCTATAAACGAGGAGTTACAGCCACAGCTGGAGGAGGAAATTAAGATTGCACTGATACCGAAAGACCCAGAAGATGCCAAGAACGTAGAAATGGAGATACGTGCAGGAACAGGTGGCGACGAGGCTGCCCTGTTTGCTGGCGACCTGTTTAAGATGTACAAGAACTACTGCGAGTCGAAGGGCTGGCAGGTATCGATTACCTACGTATCTGAAGGTGCCGTGGGCGGATTTAAGGAGGTTGACTTCTCGGTAACAGGTGCCGACGTTTACGGTACACTGAAGTACGAGAGTGGTGTACACCGCGTGCAGCGTGTGCCAGTGACCGAGAGCAACGGACGTATGCAGACCAGTGCTGCCACAGTAGCCGTGCTGCCCGAGGCCGACAAGTTTGAGGTACACGTGAACGAGGGTGAGATCAAGTGGGATACCTTCCGTTCGAGTGGTGCCGGTGGTCAGAACGTGAACAAGGTTGAATCGGGTGTACGCTTGCGTTACATGTGGAAGAACCCTAACACTGGCGAGACCGAGGAGATCCTGATTGAGTGTACCGAGACCCGCGACCAGCCTAAGAACAAGGAGCGCGCACTCTCTCGTTTGTACACCTTTATTTATGATAAGGAGCACCAGAAGTACGTGGACGATATCGCTAACCGTCGTAAGAGTCTGGTTTCTACCGGCGACCGTTCGGCTAAGATCCGCACCTACAACTTCCCACAGGGTCGTGTAACCGATCACCGCATCGGCTATACCACACACGATCTGCAGGGTTTCCTGGGTGGCGATATTCAGGCCATGATTGATGCGCTGACCGTAGCTGAGAATGCTGAGCGCATGAAGGAAAACGAACTTTAA
- the miaA gene encoding tRNA (adenosine(37)-N6)-dimethylallyltransferase MiaA, with translation MSSAKTLIVITGPTAVGKTALCLDIAQHFGIPIINADSRQIYKELKIGTASPTIEQMRRVPHYFVGSLSLHDYYSASLFEQQVLEILQREFEHSDYALLTGGSMMYIDAVCNGIDDIPTVDDETRETLKRRLADEGLEALVEELRQLDPEYYEIVDKQNPRRVVHGLEICLMTGKTYTSFRKREKKERPFRIVKIGLNRDREELYNRINQRVDQMMTDGLLDEAQRLYPMRHMNALNTVGYKEMFAYIDGTWTLEEAVERIKGNTRRYARKQLTWYKKDEQIRWFHPDEIEQIYSYISQDYEQQNN, from the coding sequence GTGTCATCCGCTAAGACGCTTATCGTGATCACAGGGCCAACGGCCGTAGGCAAAACAGCCTTGTGTCTCGACATAGCCCAGCACTTTGGCATACCTATCATCAATGCCGATTCGAGGCAGATTTACAAGGAACTGAAGATAGGGACAGCAAGTCCCACAATCGAGCAAATGCGACGAGTGCCCCACTACTTTGTGGGTTCGCTCTCGCTGCACGATTACTACAGTGCATCGCTCTTTGAACAACAGGTTCTGGAAATTCTGCAGCGCGAATTCGAGCATAGCGACTATGCCCTGCTTACAGGCGGTAGCATGATGTATATTGATGCTGTGTGCAACGGTATCGACGACATACCGACTGTGGACGATGAGACGCGCGAAACCCTGAAACGCCGACTGGCCGACGAAGGACTTGAAGCGCTGGTGGAAGAGCTGCGACAGCTTGACCCTGAGTACTACGAGATAGTTGACAAGCAGAACCCTCGCCGCGTGGTGCACGGACTGGAGATATGCCTGATGACAGGTAAGACTTACACCTCGTTCCGCAAACGCGAAAAGAAAGAACGCCCGTTCCGCATTGTGAAAATCGGACTGAACCGCGACCGCGAGGAACTGTACAACCGCATCAACCAACGCGTTGACCAGATGATGACCGACGGACTGCTGGACGAAGCACAACGTTTGTACCCGATGCGCCACATGAACGCGCTCAACACGGTGGGTTATAAAGAGATGTTTGCCTACATCGACGGCACCTGGACACTGGAAGAGGCCGTTGAACGTATAAAGGGTAACACCAGGCGATACGCACGCAAACAATTAACATGGTATAAGAAAGATGAACAGATAAGGTGGTTTCACCCTGACGAAATAGAACAAATTTATAGTTACATATCTCAAGACTATGAGCAACAAAACAACTGA
- the lpxA gene encoding acyl-ACP--UDP-N-acetylglucosamine O-acyltransferase has product MANQIHPMAIVDPEAKLGDNNIIGPFCVIDKNVVIGDNNKLYNGVTLHFGTRLGNNNEIFPGASISTKPQDLKFVGEETTCEIGDNNSIRENVTISRGTASKGKTTVGNNNLLMENMHIGHDCEIGNGCIIGNSTKFAGEVVVDDNAIISACCLFHQFLHVGGYIMFQGGSRTSQDIPPYVIAGKEPIRYAGVNLIGLRRRGFSNETIEAIHDAYRIIYSKGVMKEGVAEARAKYPDSKEVEYICSFIENSKRGVIR; this is encoded by the coding sequence ATGGCAAATCAGATACACCCAATGGCAATTGTTGACCCCGAGGCAAAACTGGGCGACAACAATATTATCGGCCCTTTCTGCGTGATCGACAAGAACGTAGTAATCGGCGACAACAACAAGCTGTATAACGGCGTAACACTGCACTTTGGTACCCGTCTGGGTAACAATAACGAGATTTTCCCAGGTGCATCAATCTCTACCAAGCCCCAAGATCTGAAGTTCGTTGGCGAAGAGACCACCTGTGAGATTGGCGACAACAACTCAATCCGCGAAAACGTAACCATCAGTCGTGGTACTGCCTCGAAGGGTAAGACCACCGTGGGTAACAACAACCTGCTGATGGAGAATATGCATATCGGACACGACTGTGAGATTGGTAACGGCTGTATCATCGGCAACTCAACCAAGTTTGCCGGCGAGGTAGTAGTTGACGACAACGCTATCATCTCGGCCTGCTGCCTGTTCCACCAGTTCCTGCACGTGGGTGGTTACATCATGTTCCAGGGTGGTAGCCGTACCAGTCAGGACATTCCTCCCTACGTGATTGCAGGTAAGGAGCCTATCCGCTATGCTGGCGTGAACCTGATCGGACTGCGCCGTCGTGGTTTCTCGAACGAGACCATCGAGGCCATCCACGATGCCTACCGTATCATCTACTCAAAAGGTGTGATGAAGGAAGGTGTGGCCGAGGCCCGCGCTAAGTACCCCGACTCTAAGGAGGTAGAATATATCTGCTCGTTTATCGAAAATTCGAAGAGAGGTGTCATCCGCTAA
- a CDS encoding transglycosylase domain-containing protein, with protein MSNKTTEKMMGWLNLAQQKIKGFWPWYKGLYQGRAWYVKTLVGIASLVVAFFLYLGAVDMNFLWLFGKSPSMSTIKNKRPAEASMILSADGKQIGKFFSENRTPVGYDDVNPAFWKALIDTEDERFYSHHGIDYQAFAAALKDYALHHDARGASTITQQLAKNLFRTRSEYSTGLLGNIPGIKILILKSKEWITAYKLEFFFDKNEILTQYANTVDFGSNAFGIKTACKTYFGCSPKDLTTENAAVLVGMLKATTYYNPLINPNNSLKRRNIVLDLMHQHGDLTKQECDSLKQLEIKLDYSVENAYDGEANYFREAVADFMKSWCTDYYGENNKYAYYTEGLKIYTTLDSRMQKYAEEAAVKQMKQVQKSFNSHWGSTNPWQDERHVEIPHFIEDLAKKTPYYKYLSRKFEDNQDSIDYYLNLPHKVRLFDYDSETGYIEKEISTLDSLRYMERFMHCGFVAIEPQTGHVKAWVGDVDFKTWKYDKVTAMRQPGSTFKLFVYTEAMNQGITPCDTRKDEYFSMKVMDHGEEVTWAPTNADGRFSNADITLKQAFAMSINSVAVRLGQECGIDNIVKTAHDMGIKSKLDATPALALGSSDVNLLEMVSAYCTPCNDGVQHDPVLVSKIEDRDGNVIYEAPTQGEQAIPYRSAFLVQQLLMGGMSGTSSRLRGFVGYDVTDTDFGGKTGTSNNHSDAWFIGTTPNLVCGAWVGGEYRCIHFRSGMLGQGNRTALPICGYFLGSLLKDPAFQKYHAKFGASKDNSLTQAMYGCGGYLAMPSDSDSIAVDSLHVSESGELIEVQGDGSIKTGEADHENANTTPTPNNNGEATEKKD; from the coding sequence ATGAGCAACAAAACAACTGAAAAGATGATGGGCTGGCTGAATCTGGCTCAACAGAAAATCAAAGGCTTCTGGCCTTGGTATAAAGGCTTGTATCAGGGACGTGCCTGGTACGTAAAGACACTGGTGGGCATCGCTTCGCTGGTGGTGGCTTTCTTCCTGTACTTAGGAGCCGTTGACATGAACTTCCTGTGGCTGTTTGGTAAGAGCCCCTCGATGAGCACCATCAAGAACAAGCGCCCAGCCGAGGCTTCGATGATTCTCAGTGCCGATGGCAAACAGATTGGTAAGTTCTTTAGCGAGAACCGTACCCCTGTAGGCTACGACGATGTTAACCCCGCCTTCTGGAAGGCCCTGATTGATACCGAGGATGAGCGTTTCTACAGTCATCATGGTATCGACTATCAGGCTTTTGCTGCTGCCCTGAAGGATTACGCCCTGCATCACGATGCACGTGGCGCATCAACCATCACACAGCAGTTGGCCAAGAACCTGTTCCGTACACGTTCGGAGTATTCTACAGGTTTGCTGGGTAACATCCCAGGTATCAAGATACTCATCCTGAAGAGTAAGGAGTGGATTACTGCCTACAAGCTGGAGTTCTTCTTTGACAAGAACGAGATTCTGACACAGTATGCCAACACCGTGGATTTCGGTTCGAACGCATTCGGTATCAAGACAGCTTGTAAAACTTATTTTGGTTGCTCGCCAAAGGATCTCACTACCGAGAATGCAGCTGTGCTGGTAGGTATGCTGAAGGCTACCACCTACTACAACCCGCTGATTAACCCCAACAACTCGCTGAAGCGCCGTAACATTGTGCTCGACCTGATGCACCAGCACGGCGACCTGACCAAGCAGGAGTGCGACTCGCTGAAGCAGCTGGAAATTAAGCTCGACTATAGCGTGGAGAATGCCTACGACGGCGAGGCAAACTACTTCCGCGAGGCTGTGGCCGACTTTATGAAGAGCTGGTGTACCGACTACTACGGCGAGAACAACAAATACGCTTACTACACCGAGGGACTGAAGATTTACACCACACTCGACTCGCGCATGCAGAAGTATGCCGAGGAGGCTGCCGTAAAGCAGATGAAACAGGTGCAGAAGAGCTTTAACTCGCACTGGGGCAGCACTAATCCCTGGCAGGACGAGCGCCACGTTGAGATACCCCACTTTATCGAGGATCTGGCCAAGAAGACACCTTATTATAAATATCTGAGTAGAAAGTTCGAGGATAATCAGGATTCTATCGATTACTATCTGAACCTGCCTCATAAGGTACGCCTGTTCGACTACGACAGCGAGACTGGCTATATCGAGAAAGAGATTTCTACACTCGACTCGCTGCGCTATATGGAGCGCTTTATGCACTGCGGATTTGTGGCCATCGAGCCTCAGACCGGACACGTAAAGGCTTGGGTGGGCGATGTTGACTTCAAGACCTGGAAGTACGACAAGGTTACCGCTATGCGTCAGCCTGGTTCTACCTTCAAGCTGTTTGTTTACACCGAGGCCATGAATCAGGGCATCACCCCTTGCGACACCCGTAAGGACGAGTACTTCTCGATGAAGGTGATGGATCACGGCGAGGAGGTGACATGGGCACCAACCAATGCCGACGGACGTTTCTCGAACGCCGACATCACCCTGAAGCAGGCATTTGCTATGAGTATCAACTCGGTAGCCGTTCGCCTGGGTCAGGAGTGCGGTATCGACAATATCGTAAAGACTGCCCACGACATGGGTATCAAGAGCAAGCTCGACGCTACCCCAGCCCTGGCTCTGGGTTCGAGCGACGTAAACCTGCTGGAGATGGTAAGCGCCTACTGCACACCTTGTAACGATGGTGTACAGCACGATCCCGTACTGGTAAGCAAGATTGAGGACCGCGACGGTAACGTAATTTACGAGGCTCCTACACAGGGCGAGCAGGCCATTCCTTACCGCAGCGCCTTCCTGGTACAGCAGCTGCTGATGGGTGGTATGAGCGGTACCAGCTCACGACTGAGAGGATTTGTAGGTTATGACGTGACCGACACCGACTTTGGTGGAAAGACCGGTACATCAAACAACCACTCTGATGCCTGGTTTATCGGCACCACACCTAACCTGGTTTGTGGCGCATGGGTAGGTGGCGAGTATCGTTGCATCCACTTCCGTTCGGGTATGCTGGGTCAGGGTAACCGTACGGCACTGCCCATCTGTGGTTACTTCCTGGGTAGCTTGCTCAAGGATCCTGCCTTCCAGAAGTATCACGCTAAGTTTGGTGCATCAAAGGATAATTCGCTCACACAGGCTATGTATGGTTGCGGCGGTTATCTGGCTATGCCTTCGGATTCCGACTCGATCGCTGTTGACTCGCTCCACGTTTCGGAGAGCGGCGAACTGATTGAGGTGCAGGGCGACGGCAGTATCAAGACCGGTGAGGCCGACCACGAGAACGCCAACACCACACCAACACCAAACAATAACGGCGAAGCTACCGAGAAAAAAGATTAA
- a CDS encoding HD domain-containing protein produces MGEVKIINDPVFGFIKIPRGILYGIVEHPLFQRLNRINQLGLASVVYPGARHTRFQHSLGAFHLMSEAIQNLQQKGQFIFDSEAEAVQAAILMHDIGHGPFSHVLENTLISGISHEEISLMMMEEINRSLNGQLNLAISIFKGEYPKNFLHQLISSQLDMDRLDYLRRDSFYTGVTEGNIGSARIIKMLNVVDDSLVVEQKGIYSLENYLTTRRLMYWQVYLHRTCVAYEKVLVNMLNRAKWLIRNGQQVFASPALLYFLENDIDAEWFATHAEALQYYSELDDSDIWSAMKAWKHHSDKILATLATDMLDRHIFKVEVLEEEPTAERLDELKRSIAQHMDIPYEDAHYLMSLNTIQKDMYNVDDDKIQILYKNGEIRDISEASELLNVQLLSKKIRKYYLCYQRFEEK; encoded by the coding sequence GTGGGCGAGGTTAAAATCATCAACGACCCGGTTTTCGGGTTTATCAAGATACCACGCGGCATACTCTACGGGATTGTAGAGCACCCGCTTTTTCAGAGGCTGAACCGCATCAATCAGTTGGGGTTGGCCTCTGTGGTGTATCCTGGGGCCAGGCATACGCGATTCCAGCACTCACTGGGTGCTTTCCACCTGATGAGCGAGGCTATACAGAACCTGCAACAGAAGGGACAGTTTATCTTCGACTCGGAAGCCGAGGCGGTACAGGCCGCCATCCTGATGCACGACATCGGTCACGGTCCGTTCTCGCATGTACTGGAGAACACGCTGATTAGCGGCATCAGTCACGAGGAGATTTCGCTGATGATGATGGAGGAGATTAACCGCTCGCTGAACGGACAGCTGAACCTGGCCATATCGATATTCAAAGGCGAGTATCCGAAGAACTTCCTGCACCAGCTGATATCCAGTCAGTTGGATATGGACCGACTGGACTACCTGCGCCGCGACTCGTTCTACACAGGCGTTACCGAGGGCAACATTGGCAGCGCACGTATCATCAAGATGCTGAACGTGGTAGACGATTCGCTTGTAGTAGAACAGAAGGGTATCTACTCGCTGGAAAACTATCTGACCACCCGCCGCCTGATGTACTGGCAGGTGTATCTGCACCGCACATGTGTGGCCTACGAAAAGGTGCTGGTAAACATGCTGAACCGCGCCAAGTGGCTGATACGTAACGGCCAGCAGGTGTTTGCATCGCCCGCCCTACTCTACTTCCTGGAGAACGACATCGATGCCGAGTGGTTTGCCACCCATGCCGAGGCGCTGCAGTACTACAGCGAGCTTGACGACAGCGACATCTGGAGTGCCATGAAGGCCTGGAAGCACCACAGCGACAAGATACTGGCCACACTGGCTACCGACATGCTGGATCGCCACATCTTCAAGGTGGAGGTGCTGGAGGAAGAGCCCACAGCCGAGCGCCTTGACGAGCTGAAGCGCAGCATTGCCCAGCACATGGACATACCTTACGAGGACGCCCACTATCTGATGAGTCTGAACACCATCCAGAAGGACATGTACAACGTAGATGACGACAAGATACAAATACTTTACAAAAACGGCGAAATCAGAGACATATCGGAAGCCTCGGAGCTGCTAAATGTTCAGTTACTTTCAAAAAAAATACGAAAATATTATCTTTGTTATCAAAGATTTGAAGAAAAATAG
- a CDS encoding bifunctional UDP-3-O-[3-hydroxymyristoyl] N-acetylglucosamine deacetylase/3-hydroxyacyl-ACP dehydratase, translating into MNDMKQKTLKGSFSLFGKGLHTGLNLTVTFNPAPENTGYKIQRIDLEGQPIIDAIAENVIDTQRGTVLAKGDARVSTVEHGLSALYALGIDNCLIQVNGPEFPILDGSAILYVNKIQEVGIEEQNAPKDYYIIRKKIEIKDEQTGSCITILPDDAFTITAMCSFESKFINSQFATLDDPAKYATEIASARTFVFVRDIEPLLQANLIKGGDLDNAIVIYERQTTQERLDMLADMLHVEHRDATDLGYIQHKPLQWENECTRHKLLDIIGDMALIGKPIKGRIIATRPGHTINNKFARMMRKEIRKHEIQAPIYDPNEEPIMDVNRIRELLPHRYPMQLVDKVVELGATTIVGIKNITANEPFFQGHFPQEPVMPGVLQIEAMAQCGGLLVLNTLEEPERWSTYFMKIDDVKFRQKVVPGDTLIFKVELLAPVRHGISSMKGYVFVGDHVVSEATFTAQIVKNK; encoded by the coding sequence ATAAATGATATGAAACAGAAAACACTGAAAGGCAGCTTTTCTTTGTTCGGAAAAGGTCTGCATACAGGTTTGAACCTGACCGTTACATTCAACCCTGCACCCGAGAATACAGGTTATAAGATTCAGCGAATCGACCTGGAGGGTCAGCCTATCATCGACGCCATCGCCGAGAACGTAATCGATACCCAGCGCGGTACCGTACTGGCTAAGGGCGATGCGCGCGTTTCGACCGTTGAACATGGTTTGTCGGCCCTCTATGCACTGGGCATCGACAACTGCTTGATTCAGGTAAACGGTCCTGAGTTCCCTATCCTCGACGGTTCGGCCATCCTCTACGTCAACAAGATTCAGGAGGTAGGCATCGAGGAGCAGAACGCACCCAAGGATTACTATATCATCCGCAAGAAGATAGAGATTAAGGACGAGCAGACAGGATCGTGCATCACTATCCTGCCCGACGATGCATTTACCATCACCGCTATGTGTTCGTTCGAGAGTAAGTTTATCAACTCGCAGTTTGCAACACTCGACGACCCCGCTAAGTATGCCACCGAGATTGCCAGCGCACGTACATTCGTGTTTGTACGCGATATCGAGCCTCTGCTGCAGGCCAACCTGATTAAGGGCGGCGACCTGGATAACGCCATCGTTATCTACGAGCGTCAGACCACTCAGGAGCGTCTGGACATGCTGGCTGATATGCTGCACGTTGAGCATCGCGACGCTACCGACCTGGGTTACATTCAGCACAAGCCCCTGCAGTGGGAGAACGAGTGCACACGTCACAAGCTGCTGGATATCATCGGCGATATGGCACTGATTGGCAAGCCCATCAAGGGACGTATCATTGCCACACGTCCTGGCCACACCATTAATAATAAGTTCGCACGCATGATGCGCAAGGAGATTCGTAAGCACGAGATCCAGGCACCTATCTACGATCCGAACGAGGAGCCAATCATGGACGTGAACCGTATTCGCGAACTGCTGCCACACCGCTACCCCATGCAACTGGTTGACAAGGTGGTAGAGCTGGGCGCAACCACTATCGTAGGTATCAAGAACATCACCGCCAACGAGCCTTTCTTCCAGGGACACTTCCCACAGGAGCCCGTGATGCCAGGTGTGCTGCAGATTGAGGCTATGGCCCAGTGCGGCGGACTGCTGGTACTGAACACCCTGGAGGAGCCCGAGCGCTGGAGCACCTACTTTATGAAGATAGACGATGTGAAGTTCCGTCAGAAGGTAGTACCAGGCGACACCCTGATTTTCAAGGTTGAGCTGCTGGCACCCGTACGTCACGGTATCTCATCGATGAAGGGCTACGTATTCGTAGGCGACCACGTAGTAAGCGAGGCCACCTTCACCGCCCAGATTGTGAAGAATAAATAA
- the lpxD gene encoding UDP-3-O-(3-hydroxymyristoyl)glucosamine N-acyltransferase has protein sequence MEFTAKQIAELIQGRVEGNENAAVRTFAKIEEGVEGAISFLSNPKYTHYIYDTKSSVVLINEDVELERPVSCTLIRVKNAYECVAKLLQFYESMKPAKTGIDPLASISPKAKVGENVYIGAFAVIGDGAVIGDGCQIYPHTVIGDGVQVGQKCLFYPHVTIYQGCKIGNNVTIHAGSVVGADGFGFAPNTEGYDKIPQIGIVVIEDNVEIGANTCIDRSTMGQTTIRKGVKLDNLIQVAHNCEIGENTVMSAQVGLAGSTKIGAWCMVGGQAGFAGHIQVADKTFVGAQCGVISNTKGNGEQLIGSPAVNPKMYFKARAIDAKLPDMYRQVAALQREIDALKEKLEK, from the coding sequence ATGGAGTTTACAGCCAAACAAATTGCAGAATTGATACAGGGAAGAGTGGAAGGCAATGAGAATGCAGCCGTTCGCACTTTCGCTAAGATTGAAGAGGGTGTTGAGGGCGCCATTTCGTTCCTCTCAAACCCAAAATATACCCATTACATTTACGACACCAAGTCGAGCGTAGTACTGATTAACGAGGATGTAGAACTGGAGCGCCCAGTAAGCTGCACACTGATTCGCGTGAAGAACGCCTACGAGTGCGTGGCCAAGCTGTTGCAGTTCTACGAGAGCATGAAGCCCGCCAAGACAGGTATCGACCCGCTGGCATCAATCTCGCCCAAGGCTAAGGTTGGCGAGAACGTGTATATCGGTGCGTTTGCCGTGATTGGCGATGGCGCAGTGATCGGCGACGGCTGTCAGATTTATCCCCACACCGTGATTGGTGATGGCGTACAGGTAGGCCAGAAATGCTTGTTCTACCCCCATGTAACCATCTATCAGGGATGTAAGATTGGAAATAATGTTACAATACACGCAGGTAGCGTGGTAGGTGCCGACGGCTTTGGCTTTGCACCTAACACCGAGGGCTACGATAAGATTCCACAGATTGGTATCGTAGTAATCGAGGATAACGTTGAGATTGGTGCCAACACATGTATCGACCGCAGCACCATGGGACAGACCACCATCCGCAAGGGTGTGAAGCTGGATAACCTGATTCAGGTGGCTCACAACTGCGAGATTGGCGAGAACACCGTGATGAGTGCTCAGGTAGGACTGGCAGGCAGCACCAAGATTGGTGCCTGGTGTATGGTTGGCGGACAGGCTGGATTTGCCGGACACATCCAGGTGGCCGACAAGACCTTTGTAGGTGCCCAGTGCGGTGTGATCAGCAACACCAAGGGTAATGGTGAGCAGCTGATTGGTTCGCCCGCCGTTAATCCAAAGATGTACTTCAAGGCACGCGCCATCGACGCCAAGCTGCCCGATATGTATCGCCAGGTAGCCGCCCTGCAGCGCGAAATCGACGCCCTGAAAGAAAAACTGGAGAAATAA
- the pyrF gene encoding orotidine-5'-phosphate decarboxylase, producing MTRKELIEQIREKQSFLCVGLDTDLDKMPKGLKEIVKKEYEEEEMTFGMLFEFSTRIIDATAPYCVAYKPNLAFYEAYGIEGMAAFEGIIEYLQENYPKHLIIADAKRGDIGNTSKMYAKTFFEQYNVDALTVAPYMGEDSVTPFLGYDGKWVVLLALTSNKGSHDFQLMKDENGERLFEKVLKKSQEWGNDENMMYVVGATQGQMFEDIRKLAPNHFLLVPGVGAQGGSLEEVCKYGMIKDCGLLVNSSRGIIYASNEKDFDEVAGQKAQELQQQMAKILADAGIC from the coding sequence ATGACCAGAAAAGAACTGATTGAACAGATTCGCGAGAAGCAGAGCTTTCTGTGCGTGGGACTGGACACAGACCTGGACAAGATGCCCAAAGGCCTGAAGGAGATTGTGAAGAAAGAGTATGAGGAGGAAGAGATGACCTTCGGCATGCTGTTTGAGTTTAGCACCCGCATTATTGATGCTACTGCTCCCTACTGTGTGGCCTACAAGCCCAACCTGGCCTTCTACGAGGCTTACGGCATTGAGGGTATGGCTGCTTTCGAGGGCATTATCGAATATCTGCAGGAGAACTATCCCAAGCACCTGATTATAGCCGATGCCAAGCGCGGCGATATCGGTAACACATCGAAGATGTACGCCAAGACTTTCTTTGAGCAGTACAATGTAGATGCGCTGACCGTTGCTCCTTACATGGGCGAAGACAGCGTTACACCATTCCTGGGCTACGATGGCAAATGGGTAGTGCTGCTGGCTCTTACCAGCAATAAGGGCAGCCACGACTTCCAGCTGATGAAGGACGAGAATGGCGAGCGCCTGTTTGAGAAGGTACTGAAGAAGAGTCAGGAATGGGGCAACGACGAGAACATGATGTACGTAGTTGGTGCCACACAGGGACAGATGTTTGAGGACATCCGTAAGCTGGCCCCTAACCACTTCCTGCTGGTTCCTGGCGTTGGTGCTCAGGGCGGCAGTCTGGAGGAGGTTTGCAAGTACGGCATGATTAAGGACTGTGGACTGCTGGTTAACTCTTCTCGCGGCATTATCTACGCCAGCAATGAGAAGGACTTTGACGAGGTGGCTGGACAGAAGGCCCAGGAGCTGCAGCAGCAGATGGCCAAGATCCTGGCAGATGCCGGCATCTGCTAA